In Chaetodon trifascialis isolate fChaTrf1 chromosome 23, fChaTrf1.hap1, whole genome shotgun sequence, the following proteins share a genomic window:
- the LOC139351132 gene encoding broad substrate specificity ATP-binding cassette transporter ABCG2-like yields MADDQVMMELGLNGASKHQLAGPGQQGATVSFHNIHYKVTLGGSCLLGKKKTTKVILNDLNGIMRPGLNTIMGATGSGKSSFLDVLAARKDPSGLTGEVLIDGAPQPPNFKCLSGYVVQDDVVMGTLTVRENFSFSAALRLPTSISQREKEEKVNTLIQELGLSRVADSKVGTQLIRGISGGERKRTNIGMELIIDPPVLFLDEPTTGLDSNTANSVLLLLKRMADHGRTIILSIHQPRYSIYRLFDSLTLLVNGKQVFHGPAQRALEYFSDIGYTCEPHNNPADFFLDVINGDLTAGALSDDNDGTEHDSESISKARTGVEEKLVEEYRNCYYFKQTQTELDRIMEGKPTSSPSHTRIITYNTSFLTQFRWVLKRTFRNLLLNPQTSIAQVAVTLFLALVVGALFFDIKEDQTGVQNRFGVLFFIVVNQCFSALSSAELFISQRKLFIHEYISGYYRVSVYFLSKILSDIIALRTIPAIVFSCVAYFMVGLKPTVEAFFTFMLTIALVSYTATSMALAISADQTVVAIASIFMTITTVFMMIFAGLLVNLPSIVSWLAWLKYLSIPRYGLSALQINEFSELNFCRGFNISNIPPGLVCTGEEFLTEQGVDYSIWGFWQNIMSLGIMIFCFLTITYFKLRFIRKFT; encoded by the exons ATGGCAGACGACCAAGTGATGATGGAGCTCGGGCTGAATGGAGCCTCAAAACACCAG TTAGCAGGTCCGGGCCAGCAGGGCGCCACCGTCAGCTTCCACAACATCCATTACAAGGTGACACTGGGAGGAAGCTGCCTGCTTGGAAAGAAGAAGACGACCAAAGTAATCCTCAATGACCTCAA tGGGATCATGAGGCCGGGTCTGAACACCATCATGGGAGCGACGGGAAGCGGCAAGTCCTC gTTCCTGGATGTTCTGGCAGCCAGGAAGGACCCCTCAGGCCTGACAGGAGAAGTTTTGATTGACGGAGCTCCTCAGCCTCCAAACTTCAAGTGTCTGTCTGGATATGTGGTGCAG GACGACGTGGTGATGGGAACTCTGACGGTCAGAGAGAACTTCAGCTTCTCGGCGGCGCTGCGCCTCCCGACGTCCATCTctcagagggagaaggaggaaaaagtcAACACGCTGATCCAGGAGCTGGGCCTGAGCCGTGTGGCCGACTCCAAG gtgggCACTCAGCTGATTCGTGGGATCTCAGgtggtgagaggaagaggacgaaCATCGGCATGGAGCTGATCATCGACCCGCCCGTCCTCTTCCTGGACGAACCCACCACGGGCCTCGACTCCAACACCGCCaactcagtgctgctgctgctcaagag GATGGCGGACCACGGCCGCACCATCATCCTGTCCATCCACCAGCCTCGATACTCCATCTACCGCCTGTTCGACAGCCTCACGCTGCTGGTCAACGGCAAACAG GTTTTCCACGGGCCGGCACAGAGAGCGCTGGAGTATTTCTCGGACATCG GATACACCTGTGAGCCCCACAACAACCCTGCTGACTTCTTCCTGGATGTCATTAATGGAGACTTGACAGCCGGCGCCCTCAGCGACGACAATGAcggcacag aACATGATTCAGAATCCATATCGAAGGCCAGAACAGGGGTCGAGGAAAAACTGGTGGAGGAATACAGAAACTGCTACTACTTCAAACAGACCCAGACAGAGCTGG ACAGGATAATGGAAGGGAAGCCGACTTCCAGCCCTTCTCACACCAGAATCATCACCTACAACACCAGCTTCCTGACCCAGTTCAGATGGGTTCTCAAGAGAACGTTCCGCAACCTGCTGCTCAACCCTCAGACCTCCATTGCTCAG GTAGCGGTAACCTTGTTCCTCGCTCTGGTCGTAGGAGCCCTTTTCTTTGACATCAAGGAGGATCAAACTGGAGTTCAGAACAG GTTCGGCGTTCTCTTCTTCATCGTTGTgaatcagtgtttcagtgctctGTCGTCTGCTGAACTCTTCATCTCTCAGAGAAAACTCTTCAT TCACGAGTACATCAGTGGTTACTACAGGGTGTCTGTGTACTTCCTGTCTAAGATCCTGTCCGACATCATCGCGCTGAGGACCATCCCCGCCATTGTGTTCAGCTGCGTGGCATACTTCATGGTTG gtctgaAGCCGACAGTTGAGGCCTTCTTCACCTTCATGTTGACCATCGCTCTGGTCTCCTACACAGCCACCTCCATGGCTCTGGCCATCTCAGCTGACCAGACCGTGGTGGCGATCGCCAGCATCTTCATGACCATCACCACCGTATTCATGATG ATCTTTGCAGGTTTGCTCGTGAACCTTCCCTCCATTGTCAGCTGGCTTGCTTGGTTGAAATACCTCAGTATTCCACGATATGGCCTCAGT GCTCTGCAAATTAATGAGTTTTCTGAGCTGAACTTCTGTCGAGGCTTCAACATCAGCAACATCCCACCTGGACTTGT TTGCACAGGGGAGGAGTTTCTGACGGAGCAGGGCGTGGATTACTCCATCTGGGGCTTCTGGCAGAACATCATGTCTCTGGGCATCATGATTTTCTGCTTCCTCACGATCACTTACTTCAAACTGCGCTTCATCAGGAAGTTCACCTAG